In a genomic window of Aeromicrobium panaciterrae:
- a CDS encoding diacylglycerol kinase family protein, whose translation MQTLLAIANASAGSSDDESVEVAVASLRKTYEVELVTTSTPEELDDALAAHPDLHGVVVLGGDGSLHAVIAALRTAGRLSSVIVGLIPLGTGNDFAATLGLPDEPDLAAEVIVANHIETIDLIIDGNDEVVVNVAHIGVGAEAAIVARPIKKFLGPVGYAVGAAIASVKGLATPGADLAITIDGDAAFPRGRVIQLAVGNGRFVGGGAALLPEADPSDGLIDLMVTYAGRRHRRIAYAWKLRTGDQHEHDDVIYRQGTSVTVVGDPLPCTSDGELTEPAAEHSWRIEPGAIRMWR comes from the coding sequence ATGCAGACTCTCCTCGCGATTGCGAACGCCTCCGCCGGCAGCTCCGACGACGAATCTGTCGAGGTCGCAGTCGCAAGCCTTCGCAAGACGTACGAGGTCGAGCTCGTGACGACGTCGACGCCTGAGGAGCTGGACGACGCGCTTGCCGCGCATCCCGACCTCCACGGAGTCGTCGTGCTTGGCGGCGATGGCAGCCTGCACGCCGTCATCGCGGCACTTCGTACCGCTGGTCGCCTGAGCTCGGTGATCGTGGGCTTGATCCCGCTCGGCACAGGCAACGACTTCGCCGCGACCCTCGGGTTGCCTGATGAACCGGACCTCGCGGCAGAAGTCATCGTCGCCAACCACATCGAGACGATCGACCTGATCATCGACGGCAACGACGAGGTTGTCGTGAACGTCGCGCATATCGGAGTAGGTGCCGAAGCCGCGATCGTGGCCCGGCCGATCAAGAAGTTCCTCGGGCCAGTCGGTTATGCGGTCGGGGCCGCGATCGCGAGCGTCAAGGGCCTGGCGACTCCAGGTGCCGATCTCGCCATCACGATCGATGGCGACGCAGCCTTCCCGCGCGGCCGAGTCATCCAGCTTGCCGTCGGCAACGGCCGATTCGTCGGCGGCGGCGCCGCTCTGCTGCCCGAAGCCGATCCGTCCGATGGTCTGATCGACCTGATGGTCACGTACGCCGGGCGTCGCCATCGCCGCATCGCGTACGCGTGGAAGCTGCGTACTGGCGATCAGCACGAGCACGACGACGTCATCTATCGCCAGGGGACCTCGGTAACCGTCGTCGGCGATCCACTCCCCTGCACCAGCGACGGCGAACTCACCGAGCCAGCCGCCGAACACTCATGGCGCATCGAACCGGGCGCCATCCGGATGTGGCGCTAG
- a CDS encoding CGNR zinc finger domain-containing protein, with the protein MAFTHDTEAALVAAVELVNSAESPETMTTTDDLADFFVRHGYTGTLLGNDGELEAVRALRPGLRALLTSSRDDAVPIVNRILADAEAVPQLVRHGAVDWHLHATEDDRPLHTRMVVETAMAMIDAIRADELSRFGICAADDCEALVLDLSRNRSRRFCSTTCGNREAVAAYRARQSQ; encoded by the coding sequence ATGGCGTTCACCCATGACACCGAAGCGGCACTGGTGGCAGCAGTCGAACTGGTCAACTCCGCTGAGTCGCCCGAGACCATGACGACCACGGACGATCTCGCGGACTTCTTCGTGAGGCACGGCTACACCGGAACGTTGCTCGGCAACGACGGCGAGCTCGAGGCCGTACGAGCCCTGCGTCCTGGGTTGCGAGCGCTCCTGACGAGCTCGCGTGACGACGCCGTACCTATCGTGAATCGCATCTTGGCCGACGCCGAAGCGGTTCCCCAGCTCGTACGGCACGGCGCCGTCGACTGGCACCTGCACGCGACCGAGGACGATCGCCCGCTGCACACCCGAATGGTGGTCGAGACGGCGATGGCGATGATCGACGCGATCCGTGCCGATGAGCTGTCCCGCTTCGGAATCTGCGCGGCCGATGACTGCGAAGCGCTGGTCCTCGACCTCTCGCGCAACCGTTCCCGGCGGTTTTGCAGCACGACCTGCGGCAACCGCGAAGCGGTCGCGGCATACCGCGCTCGCCAGTCGCAGTGA
- a CDS encoding GNAT family N-acetyltransferase has translation MSDAVSLDLVDPGSAEAREAVAAYLLELDQRFEEGFDPSEAAGDEEKFGGDHGVFLVAILDGKVVGCGGLTTIGEGVAEIKRMWVAKDARGRGLAGRIRRRLEELAVELGHDVVRLDTNRALTNAIEMYRAAGYADIERYNDNPYADFWFEKRLTS, from the coding sequence ATGTCTGACGCTGTGTCGCTCGATCTTGTCGACCCGGGGTCTGCTGAGGCCAGGGAAGCCGTCGCTGCGTACCTTCTCGAGCTCGACCAACGGTTCGAAGAGGGCTTCGACCCGTCCGAAGCCGCTGGCGATGAGGAAAAGTTCGGCGGAGATCATGGTGTGTTCCTCGTTGCGATCCTCGACGGCAAGGTCGTCGGCTGCGGTGGATTGACGACCATCGGCGAAGGCGTCGCTGAGATCAAACGGATGTGGGTCGCCAAGGACGCACGCGGTCGTGGACTGGCAGGTCGGATACGGCGGCGTCTCGAAGAGCTCGCAGTCGAGCTCGGGCACGACGTCGTACGACTCGACACCAACCGGGCGCTGACCAATGCGATCGAGATGTACCGGGCGGCTGGCTACGCCGACATTGAGCGCTACAACGACAACCCTTACGCAGACTTCTGGTTCGAGAAGCGCCTGACTTCCTAG
- a CDS encoding adenylosuccinate synthase, which translates to MPAVVIVGAQWGDEGKGKATDLLGSRVDYVVKFNGGNNAGHTVVIGDQKYALHLLPSGILSPGCVPVIGNGVVVDLEVLFHEIDGLEERGIDTSRLVISSNAHVIADYNRTLDKVNERFLGSRKIGTTGRGIGPTYADKMNRLGIRIQDLFDEKILREKVEAALELKNQILTKVYNRRAVEAEEIVEELLSYVDRLRPMVADTALVLHQALAEGKTVLLEAGQATLLDVDHGTYPFVTSSSATTGGACTGSGIAPTEITRVIGIIKAYATRVGEGPFPTELFDDDGEQLRKNGAEFGTTTGRPRRCGWYDAPIARYAARINGVTDFVLTKLDVLTGWDQIPVCVAYDVDGERVDEMPMTQTGFHHAKPIYEYYPGWTEDISEARTFEDLPKTAQEYVLALEGMSGSRISTIGVGPDREQTIVRHDLL; encoded by the coding sequence ATGCCTGCAGTGGTGATCGTCGGGGCCCAGTGGGGCGACGAAGGCAAGGGCAAGGCGACAGACCTGCTCGGTAGCCGCGTCGACTACGTCGTGAAGTTCAACGGTGGCAACAACGCCGGACACACGGTCGTGATCGGCGATCAGAAGTACGCCCTCCACCTGCTGCCCAGCGGCATCCTGAGCCCCGGGTGCGTTCCGGTCATCGGCAACGGCGTTGTCGTCGACCTCGAAGTGCTGTTCCACGAGATCGACGGCCTGGAGGAGCGCGGCATTGACACCTCGCGCCTGGTCATCAGCTCCAACGCCCACGTCATCGCCGACTACAACCGGACGCTCGACAAGGTCAACGAGCGCTTCCTCGGCAGCCGCAAGATTGGTACGACGGGTCGCGGCATCGGTCCCACGTACGCCGACAAGATGAACCGACTCGGCATCCGCATCCAGGACCTCTTCGACGAGAAGATCCTGCGCGAGAAGGTCGAGGCCGCACTCGAGCTCAAGAACCAGATCCTCACCAAGGTCTACAACCGTCGCGCTGTTGAAGCCGAAGAGATCGTCGAGGAGTTGCTGTCATACGTCGACAGGCTCCGCCCGATGGTCGCCGACACAGCCCTCGTTCTGCACCAGGCACTGGCCGAGGGCAAGACCGTGCTGCTCGAAGCAGGTCAGGCGACGCTGCTCGACGTCGACCACGGCACCTACCCGTTCGTGACCTCCTCGTCCGCGACGACCGGTGGTGCGTGCACCGGCTCCGGTATCGCGCCGACGGAGATCACTCGCGTCATCGGCATCATCAAGGCGTACGCAACCCGCGTTGGCGAAGGGCCCTTCCCGACCGAGCTGTTCGACGACGACGGTGAGCAGCTGCGCAAGAACGGCGCCGAGTTCGGCACCACGACAGGTCGCCCGCGACGCTGTGGTTGGTACGACGCTCCGATCGCTCGCTATGCGGCGCGGATCAACGGCGTGACCGACTTTGTGCTGACCAAGCTCGACGTGCTGACCGGCTGGGACCAGATCCCGGTGTGCGTCGCGTACGACGTGGATGGCGAGCGGGTCGACGAGATGCCGATGACGCAGACCGGCTTCCACCACGCCAAGCCGATCTACGAGTACTACCCCGGTTGGACCGAGGACATCTCTGAAGCTCGCACGTTCGAAGACCTTCCGAAGACGGCGCAGGAATACGTGCTCGCCCTCGAAGGTATGTCGGGATCGCGTATCTCGACGATCGGTGTCGGACCCGATCGTGAGCAGACGATCGTGCGACACGACCTCCTCTGA
- a CDS encoding EamA family transporter: MTSLTHDIASVPASRLRAGLTLAVLSAMSFALSGPFAKALIEAGWTAGSAVTARVLIAAAVLVIPAAISLRGRWSLLRQNAGLLVAYGVIAVAGCQLAYFNAVDRMEVGVAILIEFTSPVAVIVWLWLRHSQRPTRLTVVGALTALGGLVLVLDLLSGADVDALGVTWALLAMAGAAFYWIISADEDNGLPGIVLAAGGLVVGGVVLLLAGGIGIVPLGTSDADVVLADTQLPWWLPVIGLGVITAAIAYVLGIAATRRLGSRLAAFVGLGEAVASVVFAWLLLDESPRAIQLLGGALILAGVVFVKLGEPKEQPLPL, encoded by the coding sequence ATGACGTCGTTGACCCATGACATTGCTTCGGTGCCGGCTTCGCGTCTTCGCGCCGGGCTGACGCTTGCCGTCTTGTCTGCGATGTCCTTCGCCCTCTCGGGCCCATTTGCCAAAGCGCTGATCGAAGCAGGATGGACCGCTGGTTCGGCGGTGACCGCTCGAGTCCTGATCGCCGCTGCTGTTTTGGTGATCCCTGCCGCGATCTCGTTGCGAGGTCGGTGGAGTTTGCTGCGTCAGAACGCCGGGCTTCTCGTCGCGTACGGAGTGATCGCCGTTGCGGGTTGCCAACTCGCGTACTTCAACGCGGTTGACCGGATGGAAGTCGGCGTCGCGATCCTCATCGAGTTCACGTCACCGGTCGCCGTGATCGTCTGGCTGTGGCTGCGGCATTCCCAGCGACCCACCCGACTCACCGTCGTCGGTGCGCTCACGGCCTTGGGCGGGCTCGTGCTCGTCCTCGATCTGTTGTCCGGCGCTGACGTCGATGCGCTCGGCGTGACGTGGGCGCTGCTGGCCATGGCCGGAGCCGCGTTCTACTGGATCATCTCCGCGGACGAAGACAACGGACTGCCCGGAATCGTGTTGGCTGCGGGCGGCCTCGTCGTCGGCGGCGTCGTTCTACTTCTGGCCGGTGGCATCGGGATCGTCCCGCTCGGCACGTCCGATGCCGACGTGGTTCTCGCCGACACTCAATTGCCCTGGTGGCTTCCGGTGATCGGGCTCGGCGTGATCACCGCTGCCATCGCGTACGTGCTCGGCATCGCCGCGACTCGACGCCTCGGTTCGCGGCTCGCCGCATTCGTTGGCCTCGGCGAAGCTGTCGCCAGCGTCGTGTTTGCGTGGCTGCTGCTCGACGAATCGCCCCGCGCGATCCAGCTGCTCGGCGGCGCACTGATCCTCGCCGGAGTTGTCTTCGTCAAGCTCGGTGAACCGAAAGAGCAACCACTACCGCTCTAG
- a CDS encoding DUF3151 domain-containing protein codes for MTNLFGEPPETLLPEDPGAASLAAGDNPKNVAALHPESADAWITLAELALAEGLDLEGYAFARTGYHRSLDLLRRNGWKGHGPLPWAHLPNRPFLRSLAALADASERFGDAGEAQRCREFLHESSKEAYEELVAPKA; via the coding sequence ATGACGAACCTCTTCGGTGAACCGCCCGAGACCTTGTTGCCCGAAGACCCCGGCGCTGCCTCTCTGGCTGCTGGCGACAACCCCAAGAACGTGGCTGCTCTGCACCCTGAGTCGGCAGACGCGTGGATCACGCTGGCCGAGCTGGCGCTGGCCGAAGGCCTCGACCTCGAGGGCTACGCCTTTGCGCGTACCGGCTACCACCGTTCGCTCGACCTTCTCCGCCGCAATGGCTGGAAGGGTCACGGCCCGCTTCCCTGGGCACACCTTCCCAACCGTCCATTCCTGCGCTCGCTCGCCGCGCTGGCGGATGCGTCTGAGCGTTTCGGCGATGCCGGCGAGGCGCAGCGGTGCCGCGAGTTCCTTCACGAGTCGAGCAAAGAAGCGTACGAAGAGCTCGTCGCTCCGAAGGCCTAG
- a CDS encoding RNA methyltransferase, translating to MTEPDLPGVGPWEGEWPVGDHFDAELLRDGDRRNVIDRYRYWSLESIVADLDLRRHPFHVAIENWQHDFNIGSIVRTANAFAAAEVHIIGKRRWNRRGAMVTDRYQHVRYHDTVDDFSAWASEAGLAVIGIDNVDDSEPIETANLPRECVLVFGQEGPGLSDEARKACERTLSIAQFGSTRSINAGAAAAIAMHAWIRAHV from the coding sequence GTGACAGAGCCCGACCTGCCTGGCGTTGGACCGTGGGAGGGCGAGTGGCCGGTCGGCGATCACTTCGATGCTGAGCTGCTGCGCGACGGTGACCGCCGCAACGTCATCGACCGCTACCGCTACTGGTCGCTCGAGTCGATCGTCGCCGACCTCGACCTGCGTCGCCATCCGTTCCACGTCGCGATCGAGAACTGGCAGCACGACTTCAACATTGGATCGATTGTGCGTACGGCCAACGCGTTCGCTGCCGCCGAAGTGCACATCATCGGCAAGCGGCGCTGGAACCGTCGCGGCGCGATGGTGACGGACCGCTACCAGCACGTGCGCTATCACGACACCGTCGACGACTTCAGCGCTTGGGCGAGCGAAGCCGGTCTCGCCGTGATCGGCATCGACAACGTCGACGACTCAGAACCGATCGAGACCGCGAACCTCCCGCGCGAATGCGTCCTGGTGTTTGGACAGGAGGGCCCGGGGCTCAGCGACGAGGCTCGCAAGGCCTGCGAACGTACGTTGTCGATCGCGCAGTTCGGTTCGACCCGCTCGATCAACGCTGGCGCAGCGGCCGCGATCGCGATGCACGCCTGGATTCGGGCTCATGTCTGA
- the purB gene encoding adenylosuccinate lyase yields MTTPNVLASRYASPELARIWSPEHKIVLERRLWIAVLTAQKDLGVETPDGVIEAYESVIDQVNLASIADREKVTRHDVKARIEEFAALAGTEHIHKGMTSRDLTENVEQLQIRASLELVRDRGVATLARLGRLATEHAELVMAGRSHNVAAQATTLGKRFATIADELLVAMERLDDLIARYPLRGIKGPVGTAQDQLDLLGGDEAKLAELEQRVARHLGFDKVLTSVGQVYPRSLDYDVVTALVQLVAAPSNLATTIRLMAGNEIVTEGFKPGQVGSSAMPHKMNTRSCERVNGLAVILRGYASMVGELAGDQWNEGDVSCSVVRRVALPDAFYAADGLFETFLTVLDEFGTFPAVIQRELDRYLPFLASTKVLMAAVRNGRGRESAYDAVKQHAVAVALEMREKGAAENDLFARLAADERLGLSESDLASLVASPIDFTGAAVSQTAAVTQRIEELVAAHPEAAAYAPGSIL; encoded by the coding sequence GTGACCACACCCAACGTTCTGGCCAGCCGATACGCATCGCCGGAGCTTGCGCGCATCTGGTCACCCGAACACAAGATCGTCCTTGAGCGTCGCCTGTGGATCGCCGTCCTGACGGCTCAGAAGGATCTTGGCGTTGAGACCCCGGATGGCGTCATCGAGGCGTACGAATCGGTCATCGACCAGGTCAACCTCGCGTCGATCGCCGACCGCGAAAAAGTCACCCGCCACGACGTCAAGGCTCGCATCGAGGAGTTCGCCGCGCTGGCGGGCACCGAGCACATCCACAAGGGCATGACCTCGCGCGATCTCACTGAGAACGTCGAGCAGCTGCAGATCCGAGCCTCGCTCGAGCTCGTACGCGATCGTGGCGTTGCCACGTTGGCTCGTCTCGGACGCCTCGCCACCGAGCACGCTGAGCTGGTGATGGCTGGCCGCAGTCACAACGTGGCAGCCCAGGCGACAACGCTTGGCAAGCGCTTCGCAACGATCGCCGATGAGCTGCTCGTCGCGATGGAGCGACTCGATGACCTGATCGCTCGCTACCCGCTTCGCGGCATCAAAGGCCCAGTCGGCACGGCTCAGGACCAGCTCGATCTGCTGGGCGGTGACGAAGCCAAGCTCGCAGAGCTGGAGCAGCGCGTTGCCCGTCACCTCGGCTTCGACAAGGTCCTCACCAGCGTCGGCCAGGTCTACCCACGCTCGCTCGACTACGACGTCGTCACCGCGCTGGTCCAGCTGGTCGCCGCTCCCTCCAACCTCGCCACCACCATCAGGTTGATGGCCGGCAACGAGATCGTGACCGAGGGCTTCAAGCCCGGCCAGGTCGGCTCGAGCGCCATGCCGCACAAGATGAACACCCGCTCGTGTGAGCGCGTCAACGGCCTCGCCGTGATCCTTCGTGGCTATGCGTCGATGGTGGGCGAGCTCGCCGGCGACCAGTGGAACGAAGGCGACGTTTCGTGCTCAGTCGTACGCCGGGTCGCACTGCCTGACGCGTTCTATGCCGCCGACGGATTGTTCGAGACGTTCCTGACTGTGCTCGACGAGTTCGGCACCTTCCCTGCGGTCATCCAGCGTGAGCTCGACCGCTACCTGCCGTTCCTCGCGTCGACCAAGGTCCTCATGGCCGCCGTACGCAATGGTCGCGGTCGCGAGTCTGCCTACGACGCCGTCAAGCAGCACGCGGTCGCCGTAGCCCTCGAAATGCGTGAGAAGGGTGCTGCAGAGAACGATCTGTTCGCGCGCCTGGCTGCTGATGAGCGTCTTGGCCTGTCGGAGTCCGACCTCGCGTCGCTGGTCGCCTCGCCGATCGACTTCACGGGCGCAGCCGTCAGTCAGACTGCTGCAGTCACCCAGCGCATCGAAGAACTGGTTGCGGCCCATCCCGAGGCAGCTGCGTACGCGCCCGGCTCCATTCTGTGA
- the purD gene encoding phosphoribosylamine--glycine ligase, translating to MKTLVIGTGGREHALALSLSRDPQVTEVHAAPGNPGIAAFATLHDVDQLDGAAVAALAQSLDIDLVIVGPEAPLVAGVADAVRSVGIACFGPSAAAAQLEGSKAFAKQVMAAAEVPTAMAHVCDTPEQAAAALDAFGPPYVVKDDALAAGKGVVVTDDRQAALDHAAACGRVVIEEYLDGPEVSLFAITDGETVLPLQAAQDFKRALDGDEGPNTGGMGAYTPLDWAPDDLVAEVSRRVLVPTVQEMARRGTPFQGLLYAGLALTSRGTRVIEFNARFGDPETQALLAVLKTPLSALLNGAATGTLGEVGMPQWHKESAVTIVMAAEGYPESPRSGDEITGIEAADAIDGVDVIHAGTALIGGELVTSGGRVLSVTATGSTLNEARERAYAGVAEISFDGAHARTDIALAAADGTIEA from the coding sequence GTGAAGACACTCGTCATCGGCACAGGCGGCCGCGAGCACGCACTCGCTCTTTCGCTCTCACGTGATCCACAGGTCACCGAGGTTCACGCGGCTCCCGGCAATCCGGGTATTGCCGCGTTCGCGACGCTGCACGATGTCGACCAGCTCGACGGTGCCGCAGTTGCGGCGCTCGCGCAGTCGCTCGACATCGACCTCGTGATCGTCGGACCTGAGGCGCCACTCGTCGCGGGTGTCGCGGACGCCGTACGTTCAGTCGGCATCGCGTGCTTCGGACCAAGCGCCGCAGCTGCCCAGCTCGAAGGCTCCAAGGCATTCGCCAAGCAGGTCATGGCTGCCGCCGAGGTGCCGACCGCGATGGCGCACGTGTGCGACACCCCCGAACAGGCCGCAGCCGCACTCGACGCTTTCGGTCCGCCGTATGTCGTCAAGGACGACGCGCTGGCGGCCGGCAAGGGTGTTGTTGTCACCGACGACCGTCAGGCCGCGCTCGACCATGCAGCAGCATGTGGTCGAGTCGTGATCGAGGAGTACCTCGACGGACCCGAGGTCTCCCTGTTCGCCATCACCGATGGTGAAACCGTCCTCCCACTTCAGGCCGCGCAGGACTTCAAACGCGCGCTCGACGGTGACGAAGGACCCAACACCGGCGGCATGGGCGCCTACACCCCGCTCGACTGGGCGCCAGACGATCTGGTCGCCGAGGTGTCGCGTCGTGTTCTGGTGCCCACGGTTCAAGAGATGGCTCGTCGAGGCACGCCTTTCCAGGGGCTCCTCTACGCAGGCCTCGCGCTGACCAGCCGCGGCACCCGCGTCATCGAGTTCAACGCCCGGTTCGGCGATCCGGAGACCCAGGCGTTGCTCGCTGTCCTCAAGACTCCGTTGTCCGCCCTGCTCAACGGCGCTGCGACCGGCACGCTCGGCGAGGTCGGTATGCCGCAGTGGCACAAGGAATCAGCCGTCACGATCGTGATGGCCGCCGAGGGCTACCCCGAGTCGCCCCGCAGCGGCGACGAGATCACCGGTATTGAGGCGGCAGACGCGATCGACGGTGTCGATGTGATTCACGCAGGAACCGCGCTGATCGGTGGCGAGCTGGTGACCTCTGGCGGCCGTGTTCTGTCGGTCACCGCAACTGGCAGCACCCTCAACGAAGCGCGCGAGCGTGCGTACGCCGGCGTGGCCGAGATCAGCTTCGACGGCGCCCACGCCCGTACGGATATCGCCCTTGCAGCAGCGGATGGGACAATAGAGGCGTGA
- the bluB gene encoding 5,6-dimethylbenzimidazole synthase gives MTEHAYDNADREAVYRVIAERRDMRHFAGGAVDEDVLARLLSAAHQAPSVGLMQPWRIVRVTDLALRHALHDHVEVERGRTADAMGERADEFMRLKVQGILDCAEVLVVALGDDRERHIFGRRTMPHMDLASVSCAIQNLWLAARAEGIGMGWVSMFVPEVVAELIGAPEGAEPVAILCLGPVEEFYPRPMLEQEKWTSVRPLDELLADNSWPR, from the coding sequence CTGACCGAGCACGCGTACGACAACGCGGACCGGGAGGCGGTCTACCGAGTCATCGCAGAGCGCCGCGACATGAGGCACTTTGCCGGCGGTGCGGTCGACGAGGACGTGCTCGCCCGCCTGCTGTCGGCTGCCCACCAAGCGCCGAGCGTAGGCCTGATGCAGCCGTGGCGCATCGTCCGCGTCACCGATCTCGCACTGCGGCATGCCCTCCACGACCACGTCGAGGTCGAGCGTGGGCGTACCGCCGACGCGATGGGGGAGCGTGCGGACGAGTTCATGCGGCTCAAGGTCCAGGGCATCCTCGACTGCGCGGAGGTGCTGGTCGTGGCTCTCGGCGACGATCGCGAGCGGCACATTTTCGGGCGGCGAACGATGCCGCACATGGATCTCGCGTCGGTGTCCTGCGCGATCCAGAACCTCTGGCTTGCGGCTCGCGCCGAAGGCATCGGTATGGGGTGGGTGTCGATGTTCGTCCCGGAGGTCGTGGCCGAGCTGATCGGTGCACCCGAGGGCGCCGAACCCGTCGCGATCCTGTGCCTCGGCCCGGTCGAGGAGTTCTATCCCCGGCCGATGCTCGAGCAGGAGAAATGGACATCCGTACGCCCGCTGGACGAGCTGCTCGCTGACAACTCGTGGCCACGCTGA
- the pyrE gene encoding orotate phosphoribosyltransferase, with translation MHDYQREFIEFALDHEVLRFGEFTLKSGRTSPYFFNAGLFNTGERLAELGRFYAAAIVDSGVEFDVLLGPAYKGIPIASAAAVQLAVQHGRDVPWCFNRKEAKDHGEGGLVVGSPLEGRVLVVDDVITAGTAIREVMELVDTAGAQVAGIIVAVDRQERGKGELSAIQEVERDFGVAVTAIVTLGQIIEYVEETGRHSEHLDAVRAYRDEYGVA, from the coding sequence ACCATGAGGTACTCAGGTTCGGCGAGTTCACCCTGAAGTCGGGGCGTACGTCGCCGTACTTCTTCAACGCCGGGCTGTTCAACACCGGCGAGCGACTTGCGGAGCTGGGCCGCTTCTATGCGGCAGCGATCGTCGACAGCGGCGTCGAGTTCGACGTGCTGCTCGGGCCGGCATACAAAGGCATCCCCATCGCGTCGGCCGCCGCCGTACAACTCGCGGTGCAGCACGGCCGCGATGTGCCGTGGTGCTTCAACCGCAAGGAAGCCAAGGATCACGGCGAGGGCGGTCTCGTCGTCGGTTCGCCGCTCGAGGGCCGGGTGCTCGTCGTCGATGACGTCATCACCGCCGGTACGGCGATCCGCGAAGTCATGGAGCTGGTCGACACCGCCGGCGCGCAGGTCGCGGGCATCATCGTCGCCGTCGATCGACAGGAGCGCGGCAAGGGCGAGCTGTCGGCGATCCAAGAGGTCGAGCGAGACTTCGGCGTTGCGGTCACCGCGATCGTCACGCTGGGCCAGATCATCGAGTATGTCGAGGAGACCGGCCGACACAGCGAGCACCTCGACGCTGTGCGCGCCTACCGCGACGAGTACGGCGTCGCGTGA
- a CDS encoding phosphoribosylaminoimidazolesuccinocarboxamide synthase: protein MPIEIPGTRHIHSGKVRDLYDTGDGNLLMVASDRISAFDFVLEPGIPDKGELLTRMSLWWFDQLEDIVPNHMISTEVPENVRGRAVICEKLDMFPVECVVRGYLTGSGLIDYNATGEVCGVPLPAGLVDGDRLPEPIFTPATKAEMGEHDENVSFEAVVDTIGLETANALRDLTLQVYSRAEGVARERGIILADTKLEFGARADGTIVLADEVLTPDSSRFWPADEWQPGRTQPSYDKQFVRNWLLSPESGWDKASNTQPPDLPADIVAKTRERYVQAYEQLTGLAF from the coding sequence GTGCCCATTGAGATCCCCGGAACCCGCCACATCCACTCGGGCAAGGTGCGCGATCTGTACGACACCGGCGACGGCAATCTGCTGATGGTGGCGTCGGACCGGATCTCGGCATTCGACTTCGTTCTCGAGCCCGGCATCCCCGACAAAGGTGAGCTGCTCACGCGTATGTCGCTGTGGTGGTTCGACCAGCTCGAGGACATCGTTCCGAATCACATGATCTCGACCGAGGTCCCGGAGAACGTACGCGGACGTGCCGTGATCTGCGAGAAGCTCGACATGTTCCCGGTCGAATGTGTCGTCCGCGGCTACCTCACCGGCTCCGGACTCATCGACTACAACGCGACCGGTGAAGTGTGCGGCGTCCCGCTTCCCGCTGGTCTGGTCGATGGTGACCGTTTGCCCGAGCCGATCTTCACGCCGGCGACCAAGGCCGAGATGGGCGAGCACGATGAGAACGTCTCGTTCGAGGCTGTCGTGGACACGATCGGTCTCGAGACCGCCAACGCCCTGCGTGATCTGACCCTGCAGGTCTACTCGCGCGCCGAGGGAGTCGCGCGTGAGCGCGGGATCATCCTTGCCGACACCAAGCTGGAGTTCGGGGCACGGGCCGATGGCACGATCGTGCTCGCCGATGAGGTCCTCACCCCCGACTCGTCACGCTTCTGGCCTGCCGACGAGTGGCAGCCGGGTCGGACGCAGCCGTCATACGACAAGCAGTTCGTACGCAACTGGCTGCTGTCACCCGAGAGCGGCTGGGACAAGGCCAGCAACACCCAGCCCCCGGACCTGCCAGCCGACATCGTCGCCAAGACTCGCGAGCGCTACGTCCAGGCGTACGAACAGCTCACCGGGCTTGCCTTCTAA